In Candidatus Binatia bacterium, a single genomic region encodes these proteins:
- a CDS encoding nitroreductase family deazaflavin-dependent oxidoreductase, giving the protein MQEPTRLDRILNKAFGVLVGLGLGLSYNYLVQVAGRKTGRLYSTPVDLLEFNGRRFLVAGRGRTQWVRNAEAAGEVILKKGTKRQRFRIRVVPDEEKPEILKAYLDRFKLTVQGYFPVPAGSEPAAFAKVAERYPVSELRPV; this is encoded by the coding sequence ATGCAAGAACCCACAAGGCTCGATAGAATCCTCAATAAAGCTTTCGGCGTCCTGGTAGGACTAGGCCTCGGCCTCAGCTACAACTACCTTGTGCAGGTGGCGGGCCGCAAAACAGGCCGCCTCTATTCGACTCCAGTCGATTTGCTGGAGTTCAATGGAAGACGCTTTCTCGTAGCCGGCCGAGGACGCACACAATGGGTCCGCAACGCCGAGGCTGCAGGCGAAGTCATTCTAAAGAAAGGGACCAAGCGTCAGAGATTCCGCATCAGAGTCGTTCCAGATGAGGAAAAACCCGAAATCCTCAAGGCCTATCTTGACCGCTTCAAATTAACCGTCCAAGGGTATTTTCCTGTGCCCGCAGGATCTGAGCCTGCGGCTTTTGCCAAGGTCGCTGAACGTTATCCAGTCTCTGAATTGCGCCCGGTTTGA
- a CDS encoding DUF4126 family protein → MTLLFAFLIGFFAGLRSLTAPAATAWAAHLGWLRLERPLSLIGSLPSVVIFTLLAVVELVGDKLPQTPSRTAAIGLTARIVTGALTGACVTAGNAQGIFLGAVLGAAGAVAGAFGGYQTRKRLVRVLGLPDIYMALLEDLVTVTGSLWVVSRF, encoded by the coding sequence ATGACGCTTCTATTCGCCTTTCTCATTGGATTCTTCGCCGGGCTGCGCTCGCTCACGGCGCCGGCGGCGACGGCGTGGGCGGCGCACCTGGGCTGGCTGAGACTCGAACGCCCGCTATCTCTTATCGGCTCGCTTCCCTCCGTCGTGATTTTCACGCTGCTCGCAGTCGTCGAGCTGGTAGGCGACAAGCTGCCGCAAACTCCGAGCCGCACCGCGGCCATCGGTCTGACGGCGCGCATTGTTACGGGCGCGTTGACCGGCGCGTGCGTCACCGCCGGCAACGCGCAAGGAATTTTTCTCGGTGCTGTGCTCGGCGCCGCCGGCGCCGTTGCCGGAGCTTTCGGCGGCTACCAGACGCGCAAACGGCTGGTGCGAGTGCTGGGTCTGCCGGACATCTACATGGCCCTGCTTGAAGACCTAGTGACAGTGACCGGCTCGCTGTGGGTTGTGTCGCGCTTCTGA
- a CDS encoding adenylate/guanylate cyclase domain-containing protein, translating to MHWETGRLSEVTVLFADCRGYTRLTQELGIEKLAPITEEFFKASAAVIRQNHGIVDRLLGDAVMAFFNVPIKHDDHVLRAVEAAFRIQEAVRHINVTLEGGVVLGVGIGIATGAALATNMGSTSCSDYTMVGDTINIAARLQGQAAPGEVLVTEDAYKSISAAFPGAMRAEYLLKGIARPVAAHRLVRDRTS from the coding sequence CTGCACTGGGAGACGGGCCGTCTCTCCGAAGTAACGGTGCTCTTTGCCGACTGTCGCGGATACACGCGCCTGACGCAGGAGCTTGGGATCGAAAAGCTGGCGCCGATCACGGAAGAATTCTTCAAGGCAAGCGCCGCGGTTATTCGACAGAATCACGGAATCGTCGACCGCTTGCTGGGCGATGCGGTCATGGCGTTTTTCAACGTCCCGATCAAGCACGACGATCACGTCCTGCGCGCCGTCGAGGCGGCATTTCGGATTCAGGAGGCGGTGCGACACATCAACGTAACGCTGGAGGGCGGAGTTGTCCTGGGCGTGGGCATCGGGATCGCGACCGGGGCGGCGCTCGCCACCAACATGGGCTCGACCAGTTGCAGCGATTACACCATGGTCGGGGATACGATCAACATCGCCGCGCGGCTGCAAGGGCAAGCCGCGCCCGGGGAAGTACTGGTAACGGAAGATGCTTATAAATCGATCAGCGCGGCTTTTCCCGGCGCCATGCGCGCCGAGTACTTGTTGAAAGGCATCGCACGTCCGGTCGCCGCCCACCGGCTGGTTCGCGATCGAACGTCGTGA
- a CDS encoding alcohol dehydrogenase, which translates to MSTMRVVQVTRPKGPFEIVERKIPEPGAGSVRLKVGACGICHSDSVTKEGTWPGIQYPRVPGHEIAGTIDAVGAGVAGWKESQRIGIGWHGGHCGYCDSCRRGDFVTCQVAPQVPGIAYDGGYAEYMIAPAGALALIPDGLSAVEAGPLMCAGVTTFNSLRNSGARPGDLVAILGVGGLGHLGIQFAVKMGFRTVAIARGMDKEPLARKLGAWSYIDSKTQDPSAELLKLGGAKVVVATVTSGDAMSATLGGLGVNGKLIILGAAAEPLQVAGIPLILGRRSIVGWPSGNSIDSQDTLSFSVLSGVRAMTEVFPLERAAEAYEHMMSGKARFRAVLTTEH; encoded by the coding sequence ATGTCAACGATGCGCGTCGTGCAAGTTACTCGACCGAAGGGGCCGTTTGAAATTGTTGAGCGTAAAATTCCGGAACCGGGCGCCGGCTCGGTGCGCCTCAAGGTTGGAGCTTGTGGCATTTGCCACAGTGATTCCGTGACCAAGGAAGGAACGTGGCCCGGCATTCAATACCCGCGTGTGCCTGGACATGAGATCGCCGGAACAATTGACGCTGTAGGCGCGGGCGTTGCGGGATGGAAGGAAAGCCAACGTATCGGAATCGGCTGGCATGGCGGACATTGCGGCTACTGTGATTCTTGCCGCCGCGGCGATTTCGTTACCTGCCAAGTCGCGCCGCAAGTTCCCGGGATCGCCTACGACGGCGGCTACGCCGAATACATGATCGCTCCGGCCGGCGCGTTAGCGCTGATCCCGGACGGACTTTCAGCGGTCGAGGCTGGGCCGCTGATGTGCGCGGGAGTCACCACGTTCAATTCTCTGCGCAACAGCGGAGCGCGGCCGGGCGATCTGGTCGCCATACTCGGCGTCGGCGGCCTTGGCCACTTGGGAATTCAGTTCGCCGTCAAGATGGGTTTCAGGACCGTTGCCATTGCGCGGGGCATGGACAAGGAACCGCTGGCCAGAAAACTCGGCGCTTGGTCTTATATCGACAGCAAAACACAAGATCCGTCGGCGGAATTGCTGAAGTTGGGCGGCGCCAAGGTCGTCGTCGCGACCGTGACGAGCGGCGACGCGATGAGCGCGACGTTGGGCGGTCTCGGCGTGAATGGGAAATTGATCATCCTCGGTGCCGCGGCTGAGCCGCTGCAAGTGGCTGGGATTCCGCTGATCCTGGGAAGACGTTCGATCGTGGGTTGGCCCTCCGGCAACTCCATCGATTCGCAGGATACGCTCTCGTTCAGCGTGCTCAGCGGCGTGCGCGCGATGACTGAAGTATTTCCGCTCGAGCGCGCAGCCGAAGCCTACGAACACATGATGAGCGGCAAGGCGCGTTTTCGCGCCGTTCTCACTACGGAGCACTAG
- a CDS encoding aldo/keto reductase, giving the protein MRYKIFGRRTGLRVSELALGAGNFGTRWGVGAEREEAKRVFDRYAEAGGNFIDTADSYQFGESEELVGEFIAADRDYFVVASKYTLGTSDKDGISRTGNNRKNMVRSLEGSLKRLKTDRIDLYWAHFADGVTPMEEIVRAFDDLVRAGKIHYAGLSNFPAWRVSRADLLAELRGWAPIAGIQIEYSLAERTADRELLPMAEALGLGAALWSPLGGGFLTGKYRSSDEGRLNTRLAVLVHTEKTARETAILDAVLSVAKEVGASPTEVAIAWLLHKARRSTTSLIPILGPRTHAQLDGTLGALELTLSPEQIARLDGTSAVALGTPHEQINGSAARIAGGKPELLEVPVIPAA; this is encoded by the coding sequence ATGCGCTACAAAATTTTTGGGCGGCGCACAGGGTTGCGGGTATCTGAACTGGCATTGGGTGCGGGCAACTTTGGCACACGCTGGGGTGTTGGCGCGGAGCGCGAGGAAGCGAAAAGAGTGTTCGACCGTTACGCCGAAGCCGGCGGCAACTTCATCGACACGGCCGACAGCTATCAATTCGGCGAGTCCGAAGAGCTGGTCGGCGAATTCATCGCCGCGGATCGCGACTACTTCGTCGTCGCCAGCAAGTATACGCTGGGCACGAGCGATAAGGACGGAATCTCGCGCACCGGCAACAACCGCAAGAACATGGTTCGCTCGCTCGAGGGAAGTCTTAAGCGCCTCAAGACCGACCGCATCGACCTTTACTGGGCGCATTTCGCCGACGGCGTGACGCCGATGGAGGAAATCGTGCGCGCCTTCGACGATCTGGTGCGCGCCGGCAAGATTCACTACGCAGGCCTCTCCAATTTCCCCGCCTGGCGCGTTTCCCGCGCTGATCTCTTGGCGGAATTGCGCGGCTGGGCGCCCATCGCCGGCATCCAGATCGAATATAGCCTTGCCGAGCGCACCGCCGATCGCGAGCTTTTGCCGATGGCGGAGGCGCTTGGGCTGGGAGCGGCGCTGTGGTCGCCGCTCGGTGGCGGATTTCTCACCGGCAAATATCGTTCAAGCGACGAAGGGCGGCTGAACACCCGGCTCGCCGTACTCGTTCATACCGAGAAGACGGCGCGTGAGACGGCGATCCTGGACGCGGTTCTCTCTGTCGCGAAAGAAGTTGGCGCGTCTCCGACCGAAGTTGCCATCGCCTGGCTGCTGCACAAAGCGCGCCGCTCGACGACGAGTCTCATCCCGATTCTCGGTCCGCGCACGCACGCGCAGCTCGATGGCACGCTGGGTGCCCTCGAGCTGACTCTCTCGCCGGAGCAGATCGCGCGACTCGACGGAACCAGCGCCGTCGCGCTCGGCACACCGCACGAACAGATCAACGGTTCCGCCGCCCGCATCGCGGGCGGCAAACCCGAGCTGCTCGAAGTACCGGTGATACCGGCAGCGTAG
- a CDS encoding glucose 1-dehydrogenase, with the protein MRATETKLTGKVAIVTGASKGIGAGIAKQLAAEGAAVIVNYASSKDGADRVVAEIESSGGKAVAVQANVAKHAEIERLFAEAKKAFGRLDILVNNAGIYEFSPLEEITEEHFHKHFDLNVLGLILASKEAAKYFGTAGGSIINISSVASTAAPANTSVYSATKAAVDAVTKSLAKELGPRNIRVNSINPGMVETEGVHAAGIMESDFRKDVESRTPLGRIGQAEDIAPAAVFLASADSAWITGETMVITGGLR; encoded by the coding sequence ATGCGCGCAACAGAAACAAAACTGACGGGCAAAGTCGCCATCGTCACCGGCGCATCCAAGGGAATCGGCGCGGGGATCGCCAAACAGTTGGCGGCCGAAGGCGCGGCCGTGATCGTCAACTACGCTTCGAGCAAAGATGGCGCTGACCGCGTCGTCGCCGAGATCGAAAGCAGCGGTGGAAAGGCGGTTGCCGTGCAGGCGAATGTGGCCAAGCATGCCGAAATCGAACGGCTCTTCGCGGAAGCGAAGAAGGCATTCGGCAGGCTCGATATCCTGGTCAACAACGCCGGGATCTACGAGTTTTCTCCGCTCGAAGAAATTACCGAAGAACACTTCCACAAGCACTTCGATCTGAACGTTCTCGGACTGATCCTCGCTTCGAAGGAAGCGGCAAAATATTTCGGCACGGCGGGAGGCAGCATCATCAACATCAGCTCGGTGGCGAGCACCGCAGCTCCGGCGAATACGTCGGTTTACAGCGCCACCAAAGCAGCCGTCGATGCGGTGACGAAGTCGCTGGCCAAGGAACTGGGTCCGCGCAACATCCGCGTCAACTCCATCAATCCTGGCATGGTGGAAACCGAGGGAGTCCACGCGGCGGGAATCATGGAGAGCGATTTTCGTAAAGATGTTGAATCGCGAACCCCGCTCGGCCGCATCGGCCAAGCCGAGGACATCGCGCCCGCCGCCGTCTTCCTGGCTTCGGCCGATTCCGCCTGGATCACCGGCGAAACGATGGTCATCACCGGCGGCCTGCGTTGA
- a CDS encoding sigma 54-interacting transcriptional regulator: MLDQQPTHQAEILRYRTLLEVSESIASHRELQELFHDLTPRLHRVIEFDFINLILHDAERNVMRSHVLEAPDPNYACPSGECPMETPGGWVWQSQQPWVVSALARDARFPEMTQWLSDRGIKSVCVFPITTALRKLGALAFGSAREAAYSESDVEFLQQVARQVAVAVDNARNFEQVQSTQEQLRQERDHLSLLLEVNNAVVSALNLHELLNAVSASLRRLMQHEYASLSLYDAATQRLYIHALDFPVSKGLLQEGLWVPVEGTPTGRALTSGKPVFITFRDAEQFGSDVGRRIIAEGLKSACCLPLIAHGRPLGTLVVASMREEIFPEKDGELLQHVANQIAIAVENAIVFGQEVDRAKKLTEEKLYLQDEIRTERNFEEIVGESRPLKEILKQVETVAPTDSTVLILGETGTGKELIARAIHNLSARREHTFVKVNCAAIPTGLLESELFGHERGAFTGAIAQKIGRFELADKGTLFLDEVGDIPLELQPKLLRVLQEQEFERLGSNKTIRVNVRLIAATNADLDGMVAEKRFRSDLYYRLNVFPIQMPLLRDRPEDIPLLVRYFAQKHARLMKKSIGTVPKEVMAALGKYHWPGNIRELENLIERAVILSPGPELRVPLAELKASAAAPSNGATTLEAAEREHILRALKETNWTIGGPAGAAARLGMKRTTLQSRMKHLGITRSK, translated from the coding sequence ATGCTGGACCAACAGCCGACCCACCAAGCCGAGATCCTTCGTTATCGGACTCTCCTCGAAGTTTCGGAATCGATCGCGTCCCACCGCGAGCTGCAAGAGTTGTTTCACGACCTCACACCGCGCCTGCACCGCGTGATCGAGTTCGATTTTATCAATCTCATTCTTCACGACGCCGAGCGCAACGTCATGCGCTCCCACGTTCTCGAGGCGCCGGATCCCAATTACGCCTGCCCCTCGGGCGAATGTCCGATGGAAACGCCGGGCGGATGGGTGTGGCAAAGCCAGCAGCCCTGGGTCGTGTCGGCATTGGCACGAGACGCGCGCTTTCCTGAAATGACACAATGGCTGAGCGATCGCGGGATTAAATCTGTTTGCGTGTTTCCGATCACCACGGCGCTGAGAAAATTGGGCGCGCTCGCGTTCGGCAGCGCGCGCGAAGCGGCCTACTCGGAATCCGACGTGGAATTTTTACAGCAAGTCGCCCGGCAGGTGGCCGTGGCCGTCGACAACGCACGCAACTTTGAGCAGGTTCAATCCACACAGGAGCAGTTGAGACAAGAGCGGGATCACTTGAGCCTTCTGCTGGAGGTCAACAACGCCGTCGTGTCGGCGCTCAACTTGCACGAGCTGCTGAACGCCGTCTCGGCATCCCTTCGGCGGCTGATGCAACACGAATATGCCAGCCTTTCCCTTTACGATGCTGCAACGCAGCGGCTCTATATTCACGCATTAGATTTTCCCGTCAGCAAGGGGCTCTTGCAGGAAGGTCTCTGGGTTCCGGTGGAAGGCACCCCGACGGGCCGGGCATTGACATCCGGCAAGCCCGTGTTCATCACGTTCCGCGATGCGGAGCAGTTCGGTTCCGACGTCGGCCGGCGCATCATCGCCGAAGGCCTCAAATCCGCGTGCTGCTTGCCGCTGATCGCTCATGGCCGTCCCCTCGGCACCTTGGTCGTTGCGAGCATGCGCGAGGAGATTTTTCCCGAGAAGGATGGGGAGCTGCTTCAGCATGTAGCGAATCAAATAGCGATCGCCGTGGAGAATGCGATCGTCTTCGGACAGGAGGTGGACCGTGCGAAAAAGCTCACCGAGGAAAAGCTCTACCTCCAAGACGAGATCCGAACCGAGCGCAATTTCGAGGAGATCGTGGGCGAAAGCCGCCCGCTGAAAGAGATATTGAAGCAGGTCGAAACGGTCGCGCCGACGGATTCGACGGTGCTCATTCTCGGAGAGACGGGAACGGGCAAAGAGCTCATCGCGCGCGCGATCCATAACCTGAGCGCGCGCCGCGAACACACGTTCGTCAAGGTCAATTGCGCGGCGATTCCGACGGGTCTGCTCGAAAGCGAGCTGTTCGGCCATGAAAGGGGCGCGTTCACCGGCGCGATCGCGCAGAAGATCGGCCGCTTCGAGCTGGCGGACAAGGGAACTCTGTTTCTCGACGAGGTCGGCGACATTCCGCTGGAATTGCAGCCGAAGCTGCTCCGCGTTTTGCAGGAGCAGGAATTCGAGCGGCTGGGCAGCAACAAAACGATTCGCGTAAACGTCCGCTTGATCGCGGCGACCAATGCCGACCTGGATGGGATGGTCGCCGAAAAACGGTTTCGCAGCGATCTTTATTATCGTTTGAACGTTTTTCCAATCCAGATGCCGCTGCTCCGCGACCGTCCCGAAGACATTCCTTTGCTGGTCAGGTATTTCGCGCAGAAGCACGCGCGCCTCATGAAAAAAAGTATCGGCACGGTCCCGAAGGAAGTCATGGCGGCTCTGGGCAAGTATCACTGGCCCGGAAACATCCGCGAGCTGGAAAATCTTATCGAGCGCGCGGTCATCCTGTCGCCCGGCCCCGAGCTGCGCGTTCCGCTCGCCGAATTGAAGGCTTCGGCCGCAGCGCCTTCCAACGGCGCAACCACGCTCGAGGCCGCCGAGCGCGAGCATATTCTGCGCGCTCTTAAGGAAACCAACTGGACCATCGGCGGCCCGGCGGGCGCGGCGGCGCGCCTCGGCATGAAGCGCACGACCCTCCAATCCCGCATGAAACATCTGGGCATCACCCGCTCCAAGTAA
- a CDS encoding ribonuclease D, whose translation MKEIESLNEPEFAEYVYVRESAAMESLIRRIGMAETVALDTEADSLHNYFEKVCLIQLSLEGEHYLVDPLSDLDLSGFSEALAEKPLILHGGDYDLRMLRASIGFRPRGEIFDTMIAAQVLGIEQIGLTALIERCFAITMEKEGQKSEQKSDWSRRPLSEKQLSYAINDTRFLQPLAERLERELSERGRMAWHKESCRAMVESTGRDRLRDQDQTWRIKGSGRLTRRQLAYLRELWHWRDQHARRANMPSFKIFGNQQILDLVEWLDSHPAVPLQQGPKLPRNIRDTLLRTLEEAIARVAGMEPAQWPERRSVERPDALPADVIERINALRAECARIAKELEIAAATLAPRAALEAIARSRPRTVDEIMESGGLLRWQAKLIEGAVVKCLHSTRC comes from the coding sequence ATGAAGGAGATCGAATCGTTGAACGAGCCGGAATTCGCGGAATACGTTTACGTCCGGGAATCCGCCGCGATGGAATCGCTGATCCGGCGCATCGGCATGGCCGAGACGGTCGCGCTGGACACCGAGGCGGACAGTCTGCACAACTATTTTGAAAAGGTTTGTTTGATCCAACTGTCGCTCGAAGGTGAGCACTACCTCGTCGACCCTCTTTCCGATTTGGACCTGAGCGGATTCTCGGAAGCTCTGGCCGAGAAGCCGCTCATTCTGCATGGCGGCGATTACGACCTGCGCATGTTGCGAGCCTCTATCGGCTTCAGGCCGCGCGGTGAAATTTTCGACACCATGATTGCGGCGCAAGTGCTCGGGATCGAGCAGATTGGCCTCACCGCCCTGATCGAGCGCTGCTTCGCTATCACGATGGAAAAAGAAGGGCAGAAATCAGAGCAGAAATCCGACTGGTCGCGTCGGCCGCTGAGTGAAAAGCAGCTCAGCTACGCGATCAACGACACCCGTTTCCTCCAACCGCTCGCGGAGCGTCTGGAGCGCGAGCTGAGCGAGCGCGGTCGGATGGCCTGGCACAAGGAAAGTTGCCGCGCGATGGTGGAGTCGACCGGACGCGATCGTTTACGCGATCAGGATCAAACGTGGCGCATCAAAGGATCCGGGCGGCTGACGCGCCGACAACTGGCCTATCTGCGAGAGCTTTGGCACTGGCGCGATCAGCACGCCAGGCGCGCGAATATGCCGTCATTCAAAATTTTCGGCAATCAACAAATACTGGACCTCGTCGAATGGTTGGATTCCCATCCGGCCGTGCCCTTACAACAAGGACCTAAATTGCCGCGCAACATCCGCGACACTCTGCTGCGGACGCTTGAGGAAGCGATCGCGCGGGTGGCTGGAATGGAACCGGCACAATGGCCAGAACGTAGAAGCGTCGAACGTCCCGATGCTCTACCCGCCGATGTCATCGAGCGGATCAACGCGTTGCGCGCCGAATGCGCGCGCATCGCCAAGGAGCTGGAGATCGCAGCGGCGACTTTGGCGCCTAGAGCCGCGCTCGAAGCGATCGCCCGGAGCCGGCCGCGGACCGTTGATGAAATTATGGAGAGCGGGGGCTTGTTGCGCTGGCAGGCCAAACTGATTGAAGGCGCAGTCGTAAAATGCCTGCACTCAACTCGTTGTTGA
- the creC gene encoding two-component system sensor histidine kinase CreC, which yields MRLGTRIFLSSLVILGVCFSYPGRWFFDNLRIRYLEGVEEPLVDQANILAAIVGREMEGKTFDRERWYWAFENVRSRSLSAKIYNLVKTDVDMRIYITDASGKIVFDSEDRQNVGADYSDWQDVRLTLEGKYGSRTTVANPHDQGTKVLYVAAPVVVNGAVTGVLTVAKPTTNINNFLKSAKPQIIKVVAIAGLAAILLSYLASIWITRPIARLTRYADDIRRGKRAKFPELDRSEIGEMGDAFAKMQETLEGKKYVEQYVQNLTHEVKSPLSAIRGAAELLEEKMPPEQQARFLSNIRHETNRIQEMVDRMLELSALENQKMLEHMEALSFSSVLKAVIESKRPMLSQKNVSLVDRVPEDVVVRADKFLLFQALSNLIQNAIDFSSAAGAIELTGEIEDKKLKFIVEDRGTGIPDFALEKVFDKFFSLQRPGSGKKSTGLGLNIVKEIAVLHKGDVKLENRPDQGVRATLVLPIVTQPLAV from the coding sequence GTGAGATTGGGAACCCGTATCTTTCTCAGTTCCCTTGTCATATTGGGTGTTTGCTTTTCCTATCCCGGCCGTTGGTTTTTCGATAATCTCCGCATACGCTATCTCGAGGGCGTCGAAGAACCGCTGGTGGATCAGGCCAATATTCTGGCGGCCATTGTCGGACGCGAAATGGAAGGAAAAACATTTGACCGTGAAAGGTGGTACTGGGCGTTTGAAAACGTTCGGTCCCGGTCATTGTCCGCGAAGATCTACAATCTGGTGAAGACCGACGTGGATATGAGGATCTACATCACCGATGCCTCCGGCAAGATCGTATTCGATTCGGAAGACCGGCAAAACGTCGGCGCCGACTATAGCGACTGGCAAGACGTTCGTTTGACTCTCGAAGGAAAGTACGGTTCTCGAACCACAGTGGCGAATCCCCACGATCAAGGGACCAAGGTGCTGTATGTCGCAGCGCCGGTGGTGGTCAATGGGGCGGTCACCGGCGTTTTGACGGTGGCCAAACCGACGACCAACATCAACAATTTCTTAAAGAGCGCGAAGCCTCAAATTATCAAAGTCGTCGCCATCGCCGGCCTCGCCGCCATTCTTCTCAGCTATCTCGCCTCTATATGGATCACTCGACCGATCGCGCGACTGACGCGCTACGCCGACGATATCCGCCGGGGGAAACGGGCGAAGTTCCCCGAACTGGATCGGAGTGAAATCGGCGAGATGGGCGATGCGTTTGCGAAAATGCAGGAAACCCTCGAAGGAAAGAAATATGTCGAGCAGTATGTCCAGAACCTCACGCACGAAGTGAAAAGCCCTCTATCGGCGATCCGCGGAGCGGCCGAGCTGCTGGAAGAAAAAATGCCGCCGGAGCAGCAAGCGCGGTTTCTATCCAACATCCGACACGAGACCAATCGTATTCAGGAAATGGTGGATCGGATGCTCGAGCTCTCCGCTCTGGAGAACCAGAAGATGCTCGAGCACATGGAAGCGCTTTCGTTTTCTTCCGTGCTTAAAGCCGTGATCGAGAGCAAGCGGCCCATGCTGTCGCAGAAAAATGTCAGTCTGGTGGATCGCGTTCCGGAAGACGTGGTGGTGCGCGCGGATAAATTTTTGCTCTTTCAAGCGCTTTCCAATCTGATTCAAAACGCCATCGACTTCAGTTCCGCCGCCGGCGCGATCGAGCTCACGGGCGAGATCGAAGACAAGAAGCTCAAATTCATCGTCGAAGATCGCGGCACCGGCATTCCCGATTTCGCCCTGGAGAAAGTCTTCGACAAATTTTTTTCGCTCCAGCGCCCCGGCAGCGGGAAAAAGAGCACCGGCCTCGGACTGAATATCGTGAAAGAGATAGCGGTCCTGCACAAGGGCGACGTCAAGCTGGAGAATCGGCCGGACCAAGGCGTCCGCGCTACGTTGGTTCTTCCCATAGTTACCCAACCTTTAGCCGTTTAG
- the creB gene encoding two-component system response regulator CreB, with protein MKGKKAKILIVEDEPAISETIQYALETDGFETHCLSSGTPVHSLLEEKSVDLIVLDIGLPDINGVELCKEIRKTHALPIIFLTARTGEIDRVVGLEIGADDYVVKPFSPRELSARIKAVLRRTQKPSVAKPVRKAFEIDESKRRISYFGTTAELSRYEYNLLKVLVLRPGHVLSRDQLMDLAWEAPEASMDRTVDAHVKMIRAKLKAIKPEIDPIITHRGIGYSLKEDL; from the coding sequence ATGAAAGGCAAGAAAGCAAAGATTCTTATCGTAGAAGACGAGCCGGCCATCTCTGAAACTATTCAGTACGCGTTGGAGACCGATGGGTTCGAGACCCATTGTCTCTCCTCGGGAACGCCGGTTCATTCCTTGCTGGAGGAGAAATCGGTGGATCTCATTGTCCTCGACATCGGACTTCCGGATATCAACGGTGTGGAATTGTGCAAAGAGATCCGCAAAACACACGCCCTTCCGATTATCTTTCTGACCGCTAGAACGGGCGAAATCGACCGGGTCGTAGGGCTCGAGATCGGCGCCGACGACTATGTGGTCAAGCCTTTCAGTCCCAGGGAACTTTCCGCCCGGATCAAGGCCGTGCTCAGGCGCACGCAAAAACCAAGCGTGGCAAAGCCCGTCCGCAAGGCTTTCGAGATCGACGAATCGAAGCGGCGAATCTCCTATTTCGGCACAACCGCGGAATTATCGCGCTATGAATATAACTTGTTAAAGGTTCTCGTTCTCCGTCCCGGCCATGTGCTTTCTCGCGATCAACTCATGGACCTCGCCTGGGAGGCGCCCGAAGCCAGTATGGATCGAACCGTGGACGCCCATGTCAAAATGATCCGTGCAAAGCTCAAAGCCATAAAACCCGAGATAGATCCTATTATCACGCACCGGGGGATCGGGTACTCGTTGAAAGAGGACCTGTGA
- the xrtK gene encoding exosortase K: protein MNRAFISDNGIILLLTLFVAVGLKHHYSEAGSEDLAWILRPTAGLVERISGIPFEEEAHMGFVNYSRRINIAPACAGVNFLIIASCMAVFSGVHHIQHKRLKWLWFAGALVSAYGLTVFINAVRIIISIYSYDADIYSGWLTQPRMHRLEGVITYFFFLCLFYRIIAAVRRLIQRAQREGIEKDHVGVDSLSRASAGLAPLFWYGLITLAIPLLNGAVAKDGARFAEHGGMVIAGCVAVLAFLLLMQWGWKSIDRLKINGHERQESKDSYRRRRAGHL from the coding sequence ATGAATAGGGCGTTCATTTCGGACAATGGGATCATTCTATTGCTCACCTTATTTGTCGCCGTCGGTCTCAAACATCACTACAGCGAAGCCGGCAGTGAAGACCTTGCCTGGATTTTGCGGCCTACCGCGGGGCTGGTCGAGCGGATCAGCGGAATCCCATTTGAAGAAGAAGCCCATATGGGATTCGTCAACTATTCGCGCCGGATCAACATTGCGCCCGCGTGTGCCGGCGTGAATTTCCTCATTATCGCCTCTTGTATGGCGGTGTTTTCCGGCGTCCATCATATCCAACATAAAAGACTGAAATGGTTATGGTTCGCAGGCGCCCTGGTCAGTGCCTATGGCCTGACGGTTTTTATCAACGCCGTTCGAATCATTATCTCGATCTATTCTTATGATGCGGACATCTATTCCGGCTGGCTCACGCAGCCGAGGATGCACCGCCTTGAAGGCGTCATCACTTATTTCTTTTTCCTGTGCCTGTTTTATAGAATAATCGCGGCCGTACGGCGTCTTATACAGAGAGCACAGAGAGAAGGTATTGAAAAGGATCACGTGGGGGTCGATTCCCTCAGTCGGGCGTCAGCGGGGCTGGCCCCCTTGTTTTGGTACGGCCTCATCACTCTCGCGATTCCCTTGCTCAACGGGGCGGTTGCCAAAGATGGAGCGCGCTTTGCCGAACACGGCGGAATGGTTATCGCCGGCTGCGTCGCCGTCTTGGCCTTCCTCTTGTTGATGCAATGGGGGTGGAAAAGCATCGACCGTTTGAAAATAAACGGGCATGAAAGGCAAGAAAGCAAAGATTCTTATCGTAGAAGACGAGCCGGCCATCTCTGA